A single region of the Microlunatus panaciterrae genome encodes:
- a CDS encoding O-antigen ligase family protein — protein sequence MAATSDQLPTGIDATTLLTIYICLLLAIPSAMVVGPLGSAGAPSAIFAIGAFFLWVWFQVRRSSQVVRVARPVRAAALAWLLIMVVVYAHAMSSPLPGDEISPADNGLLKLVGFTGILLIANDGAPTLQRHRAALRRLVIGVGLIAALGLLQYATRQLWVDRLQVPGLTQSTVGGGLIERNGHPRPSGTSTHPIEYGVVLTMVLPIAIAYALKAPSRRWMYRAFLVAIGFAIFLSISRSAMLCAAVALVVLAASWGAAARVRGLIALIAMALVVYLFVPGVLGTVIDLFAGASQDPSIASRTGSYDLAGEFISHSPIVGRGFGTFLPKYWILDNGYLGMLIEGGILGLGGLLVLIVAAAIAARQARRMAVDDFDRALAQALLASIASGAAGLAFFDTFGFPQSAGCFFLLLGLSGALWRLTQGQVVASVVVDSKVPIGLSSDQTAGGETP from the coding sequence GTGGCCGCCACTTCAGACCAACTGCCAACCGGCATCGATGCGACGACCCTGCTGACGATCTACATCTGCCTGCTGCTGGCCATACCGTCGGCGATGGTCGTCGGCCCGCTCGGCAGCGCGGGCGCCCCATCGGCGATCTTCGCTATCGGGGCATTCTTCTTGTGGGTCTGGTTTCAGGTCCGGCGCAGCAGCCAGGTTGTCAGAGTGGCTCGACCGGTACGTGCCGCGGCACTTGCATGGTTGCTCATCATGGTCGTGGTCTACGCCCACGCCATGTCCTCGCCGCTTCCCGGGGACGAGATCAGCCCCGCCGACAACGGGCTGCTGAAATTGGTCGGTTTCACCGGCATCCTGCTCATCGCCAACGATGGAGCCCCTACCCTGCAGCGCCACCGTGCCGCACTCAGACGTCTGGTCATCGGGGTCGGTCTGATCGCTGCACTCGGCCTGCTTCAGTATGCAACCCGACAGCTCTGGGTTGACCGACTCCAGGTGCCCGGGCTCACGCAAAGCACGGTTGGCGGCGGGCTGATTGAACGCAATGGGCACCCCCGACCCAGCGGCACCTCGACACACCCCATCGAGTACGGCGTCGTGCTGACCATGGTCCTCCCCATCGCCATCGCCTACGCGCTCAAGGCACCCTCCCGACGGTGGATGTACAGAGCCTTTCTCGTGGCGATCGGCTTCGCGATCTTCCTCTCGATCTCTAGGTCGGCGATGCTCTGCGCTGCGGTGGCACTCGTGGTCTTGGCAGCGTCCTGGGGTGCTGCCGCGCGTGTCCGTGGGCTCATCGCATTGATCGCGATGGCTCTCGTGGTCTACCTCTTTGTTCCTGGCGTGCTAGGCACGGTTATCGATCTCTTCGCCGGCGCTTCGCAGGACCCAAGCATTGCCTCAAGGACGGGGAGCTATGACCTTGCTGGAGAGTTCATCAGCCACAGTCCAATTGTGGGGCGCGGTTTTGGAACGTTTCTGCCCAAGTACTGGATCCTCGACAACGGCTACCTGGGGATGCTGATCGAGGGCGGGATACTCGGACTTGGAGGTTTGCTGGTGCTCATCGTCGCTGCCGCTATCGCGGCCAGGCAGGCACGCCGGATGGCCGTCGATGACTTCGACCGCGCTCTTGCGCAAGCTCTGCTGGCGTCGATTGCATCGGGGGCCGCCGGACTCGCCTTCTTCGACACCTTCGGGTTTCCGCAGTCCGCGGGATGCTTCTTCCTCCTCCTTGGACTGTCCGGCGCGCTGTGGCGGCTGACCCAAGGCCAAGTTGTGGCCTCAGTAGTTGTTGACAGCAAGGTCCCCATCGGCCTGAGCTCCGACCAGACTGCGGGAGGGGAAACGCCATGA
- a CDS encoding glycosyltransferase family 2 protein: MTPEQAAHQAWRVEAGSPPDSTDLTHERVTVVVVMYNSGPLLADFVTSLEEGLAGVEFELVAVDNASPDDSAEIMETIAPSATIVRAQRNGGYAAGINLGVAAAGPHTAILVVNSDVRLGRNCVAQLLTRLRRPGVGIAVPRLVDGEGQVIDSMRREPSVFRAFCDAIIGAERAGRRALGEVITDRRQYEQEQTTDWAEGSTQLISAECWRVCGPWDESFFLYSEETEYDLRARDLGFSTIFVPSAGAIHLEGGSGISDTLWSLQVVNRVRFYRRRHGRLATVMFWLATFVRESTRAALGRQNSRAAARALMTPRYLRATAGPGSVRSKEGQEE, encoded by the coding sequence ATGACCCCAGAGCAGGCAGCTCATCAGGCATGGAGGGTAGAGGCCGGCTCGCCACCAGACTCCACCGACCTGACCCACGAGCGTGTGACGGTCGTTGTTGTCATGTACAACAGTGGGCCTCTGCTCGCGGACTTCGTGACTTCACTTGAAGAGGGTCTGGCTGGGGTCGAGTTTGAGCTCGTGGCGGTCGACAACGCCTCTCCGGACGACAGCGCCGAGATCATGGAAACGATCGCCCCGAGCGCCACGATCGTGCGTGCGCAGCGCAACGGGGGGTACGCGGCCGGCATAAACCTGGGCGTCGCCGCCGCCGGGCCGCACACGGCGATTCTGGTGGTCAACTCCGACGTTCGTCTCGGACGCAACTGTGTCGCTCAGCTGTTGACCAGGCTACGACGCCCGGGAGTGGGGATTGCGGTCCCGCGCTTGGTGGACGGTGAGGGTCAAGTGATCGACTCGATGCGGCGCGAGCCTTCGGTCTTTCGCGCATTCTGTGATGCGATCATCGGCGCGGAACGTGCCGGACGGAGGGCCTTGGGCGAGGTGATCACCGATCGCCGTCAGTATGAACAAGAGCAAACAACCGACTGGGCCGAAGGGTCGACCCAACTGATCAGTGCAGAGTGCTGGCGGGTCTGCGGGCCATGGGACGAATCGTTCTTCCTCTACTCCGAAGAGACGGAATATGACCTTCGCGCCCGTGATCTGGGCTTTTCGACAATCTTTGTCCCATCGGCCGGCGCGATCCACCTTGAGGGGGGATCAGGCATCTCCGACACGCTGTGGAGCCTGCAGGTGGTCAACCGGGTCAGGTTCTATCGGCGCCGCCACGGTCGGCTCGCGACCGTGATGTTCTGGCTGGCTACTTTCGTCCGAGAGTCGACCAGGGCCGCGCTTGGCCGTCAGAACAGTCGTGCGGCCGCCCGGGCGCTCATGACTCCTCGGTATCTTCGGGCGACCGCGGGCCCGGGATCCGTCCGAAGCAAGGAAGGGCAAGAAGAATGA
- a CDS encoding glycosyltransferase family 4 protein — MRILLVTHEASRTGAPRIALLAVKSLIDQGHEVNVISRAPGPLLAEFEQVAPTSIEFLGRVRRRLWRMNRFRRLAWIVDSALVVVTIFRHRPDLVYVNSSSAAIYLVATRWLGRTALLHVHESGPLTQDFLEAAHVPVTLPEVLLIACSPSVHTALCELSGRSATSVAMLPSVPADSDVIRLSNEIPDRTYFDEELVVGCCGTVEYRKGADLWVEVSDKVRQALPSSRIRFVWVGDIVQPVSSEVQNWDVEFLGPSPNPYAHMRRFDVATLTSRDDPFPLVVLEAMLVGTPVVAFGVGSVAEQVGETGLVVPPGDTDAFASAVVRLLSDDQERERLGRAARARVMDHYSTCAFATTLADVVEPISCMTRR; from the coding sequence ATGCGCATTCTCCTCGTCACGCACGAGGCATCTCGGACAGGGGCGCCTCGCATCGCGCTACTAGCGGTCAAGAGCTTGATCGACCAAGGTCACGAGGTCAACGTGATATCGAGGGCGCCCGGACCTCTGCTGGCCGAATTCGAGCAAGTGGCGCCGACATCCATCGAGTTTCTTGGCCGAGTTCGGCGCCGCCTCTGGCGCATGAATCGGTTTCGAAGACTCGCCTGGATTGTTGACAGCGCACTCGTTGTGGTCACAATTTTCCGTCATCGACCCGACTTGGTGTATGTCAACTCCTCGTCCGCGGCGATCTATCTCGTCGCTACACGTTGGCTTGGCCGCACCGCCCTCCTCCATGTGCATGAGTCCGGTCCTTTGACACAAGATTTCCTTGAGGCCGCGCATGTTCCGGTCACACTGCCAGAAGTGTTGCTGATCGCCTGCTCACCGAGCGTCCACACGGCCCTGTGCGAGCTCTCCGGCAGATCCGCGACCAGTGTCGCCATGTTGCCCTCAGTGCCGGCGGATAGCGACGTCATCCGACTGTCAAACGAGATACCTGACCGCACATACTTCGATGAAGAGCTGGTGGTCGGTTGCTGTGGAACAGTGGAGTATCGCAAGGGGGCCGACTTATGGGTTGAGGTGTCCGACAAGGTTCGCCAAGCCCTGCCGAGTAGTCGTATCCGCTTTGTGTGGGTAGGAGACATCGTTCAGCCCGTGAGTTCAGAGGTTCAGAACTGGGACGTCGAATTTCTGGGCCCGAGCCCCAATCCATACGCACACATGCGGCGCTTCGATGTGGCCACGCTCACGTCCCGCGATGACCCGTTTCCCTTAGTGGTGCTAGAGGCCATGCTCGTGGGTACGCCCGTGGTGGCTTTCGGGGTTGGCAGTGTGGCCGAACAGGTTGGCGAGACAGGCTTGGTCGTCCCACCTGGTGACACGGACGCATTCGCGAGCGCTGTGGTCCGGCTGCTGTCCGACGACCAGGAGCGCGAGAGGCTCGGCAGGGCCGCCCGCGCACGCGTGATGGACCACTACTCCACTTGCGCCTTCGCCACAACGCTTGCGGACGTGGTGGAGCCGATCAGCTGCATGACGAGGCGGTGA
- a CDS encoding oligosaccharide flippase family protein, translating to MNDGTSYSLSGTADGVGVDEDLARQGDPPRATVSQQAASGVVWLTIQKWATRLLGFVTIAILTRLLSPEDFGAVAAATTVLPFFYLLADFGFAAYIVQADRADQRLLSTGFWFSTVAGFGLGGALVLIAPLFGLVYRGSQTVPILQVLALSMLITALSSVPNALLRRSMRFATIASQGTISAVIGQVAAIIMAVAGLGAWALVGQTLASGLVGSVLAWIAAKWRPSFVFSRGDFITMARYGGQVLGVEFVAVLRAWAEAAIVSASLGMAALGYLSIAQRLVLIVQELTGGALIPVSTVAFAKIRDSRARLTSAYLRASRVTYTALSLPLIMVAVAAPLIVPIVFGDGWSLSSQLAQILALAGTLTVGASLDHGLFYGTGKPGVWFVYAVIIDAVTVSATAIAVHWGLLPVAWAFLAVAFAATSARWFLVARLLQTHLRTVTRPFIFLCLALGVTGASGWGMVSLTAALPPMGGVALVGVVVFSVHLILVRLVARDVIEEATLFVRRSKWARFLAPPRVKVGRDR from the coding sequence GTGAACGATGGAACCTCGTACTCACTGAGCGGAACTGCCGACGGTGTGGGAGTCGATGAGGACTTGGCTAGACAAGGTGATCCGCCCCGAGCGACGGTCAGCCAGCAGGCCGCTTCAGGGGTGGTCTGGCTCACGATCCAGAAGTGGGCGACGCGACTCTTGGGGTTCGTCACTATCGCGATCCTCACGCGACTGTTGAGCCCAGAAGACTTCGGTGCGGTCGCCGCGGCGACTACGGTGTTGCCCTTCTTCTACCTGCTCGCAGATTTCGGCTTCGCTGCCTACATCGTTCAGGCCGACCGAGCAGACCAACGTCTGCTCAGCACAGGCTTCTGGTTTTCGACGGTCGCCGGATTTGGCCTGGGTGGAGCACTTGTCTTGATCGCCCCACTTTTCGGCCTCGTCTATCGCGGCTCTCAAACGGTGCCGATCCTGCAAGTTCTTGCCTTGAGCATGCTGATCACCGCGCTGTCGTCAGTGCCGAACGCGCTACTGCGAAGGTCGATGCGATTTGCGACGATCGCTAGTCAGGGGACAATCTCGGCCGTTATTGGCCAAGTTGCCGCCATCATTATGGCCGTCGCCGGGCTCGGGGCCTGGGCCCTGGTTGGCCAGACGTTGGCGTCCGGATTGGTCGGGTCCGTCCTGGCTTGGATCGCGGCCAAGTGGCGACCGAGTTTCGTCTTCTCACGCGGAGACTTCATAACGATGGCCCGATACGGTGGTCAGGTGCTGGGCGTGGAGTTCGTGGCTGTGCTCCGCGCTTGGGCTGAGGCGGCGATTGTTTCAGCCTCTCTCGGAATGGCCGCGCTTGGCTACTTGAGCATCGCTCAGCGGCTGGTGCTCATCGTTCAGGAGCTGACTGGTGGTGCCCTCATTCCAGTCAGTACGGTCGCGTTCGCGAAGATCCGCGACTCACGCGCCCGCCTGACTAGTGCGTATCTGCGAGCCTCAAGGGTCACGTACACTGCGCTGTCGCTGCCGCTGATCATGGTAGCAGTGGCAGCGCCACTCATCGTCCCGATCGTCTTCGGTGATGGGTGGTCGCTCAGCTCTCAGCTGGCGCAGATCCTTGCTCTCGCGGGAACGCTGACCGTAGGTGCGTCACTTGATCACGGCTTGTTTTATGGGACGGGCAAGCCCGGAGTCTGGTTCGTCTATGCCGTGATCATCGATGCCGTCACCGTGAGTGCCACAGCCATTGCAGTCCACTGGGGGCTGCTGCCGGTTGCGTGGGCCTTCCTCGCCGTCGCCTTTGCTGCTACCAGTGCCCGTTGGTTCCTCGTCGCACGTCTTCTACAAACCCACTTACGGACCGTCACCCGTCCGTTCATCTTCTTGTGTCTTGCCCTCGGGGTGACGGGTGCCTCCGGGTGGGGCATGGTGTCTCTGACCGCCGCACTGCCGCCGATGGGTGGCGTGGCTCTTGTCGGAGTCGTCGTCTTTTCGGTGCATCTGATTCTGGTTCGACTCGTTGCGCGCGATGTCATTGAAGAGGCGACCCTATTTGTCAGGAGATCGAAGTGGGCCAGGTTTCTCGCTCCTCCGCGAGTGAAAGTGGGAAGAGATCGGTGA
- a CDS encoding glycosyltransferase — translation MTIWGGAVALRLRRLAFKVQAVVLGRVTAVVDAGPDPLRFGVGRSLRNRILSTPLASLQDDVTTSRESVTSSASALDSQQDLVLLVTRTLGTGGVETVVATLARELPQHGVRTVVLCEAGGMTADSLRRDKIEVVQAPDRETARDFIAGLPENALAQLHNAPDHLIEECIGRGLRVVPVIHSTDINLSADGWEREAWLTDMATVTIAVSQKVRSFHTRNMPRPAGAPIVVIPNGVKLAPLDPAERDLARAKLASVLKLELSGAIVFVCLARYDLQKNIPGLVASFLRAAEVRDDIHLVVAGPIEDWLEHALANSIRCSHPAASRIHLMGLGASRAILAASDAFILDSFFEGWPVAATEAAMAGLPLILSDVGGAVELVGVSGERGRLCENPAAPAESITLADIRRARRRAASQTNQPQIEQAVLDICREIDDWRARRVAMSASVSSWLSSDVMVEAHARLLRQVAGSRPVRT, via the coding sequence GTGACCATTTGGGGTGGTGCGGTGGCCCTGCGCCTGCGCCGCCTCGCCTTTAAGGTGCAGGCTGTCGTCCTTGGGCGGGTGACTGCAGTCGTCGATGCAGGCCCGGATCCACTTCGTTTCGGGGTGGGCCGCTCGCTGCGCAACCGTATTCTGTCGACACCGCTCGCCAGTCTGCAGGATGACGTTACGACAAGCCGAGAGTCCGTAACGTCTTCGGCCAGCGCATTGGACAGCCAACAAGACCTGGTCCTGCTGGTCACACGCACGCTGGGCACGGGAGGCGTCGAGACCGTGGTGGCGACATTGGCCCGAGAACTCCCTCAGCATGGAGTACGGACCGTCGTGCTTTGCGAGGCTGGAGGCATGACAGCCGATAGCCTACGCCGTGACAAGATCGAGGTCGTCCAGGCACCGGATCGCGAGACGGCCAGAGACTTCATCGCTGGACTGCCCGAGAATGCTCTGGCTCAGCTCCACAATGCCCCTGACCACCTCATTGAAGAGTGCATCGGTCGAGGCCTTCGGGTTGTGCCGGTGATCCACAGCACCGACATCAACCTTTCTGCAGATGGCTGGGAGCGCGAAGCGTGGCTCACCGACATGGCTACCGTGACCATCGCGGTGAGTCAGAAGGTTCGTAGCTTCCACACGCGCAACATGCCTCGCCCCGCGGGCGCACCCATCGTCGTGATTCCGAACGGCGTCAAGCTTGCCCCTCTCGATCCAGCAGAGAGAGACCTAGCACGGGCCAAGCTCGCCTCCGTGCTTAAACTTGAACTCAGCGGCGCTATCGTGTTCGTCTGCTTGGCGAGGTATGACTTGCAGAAGAACATCCCGGGCTTGGTCGCATCGTTTCTTCGTGCTGCCGAGGTTCGCGACGACATTCACCTGGTCGTCGCGGGGCCTATCGAGGATTGGCTTGAGCATGCTCTTGCCAACTCCATCCGATGCTCCCACCCTGCAGCAAGCCGCATCCATCTGATGGGCCTCGGGGCGTCTCGGGCCATCTTGGCAGCTTCAGACGCCTTCATTCTCGACTCGTTCTTCGAAGGCTGGCCGGTGGCCGCAACCGAGGCCGCGATGGCGGGTCTTCCGTTGATCCTTTCCGATGTCGGAGGCGCCGTTGAGCTGGTCGGGGTGAGTGGGGAACGAGGCCGCTTATGTGAGAATCCGGCAGCCCCAGCGGAGAGCATCACCCTCGCGGACATCCGGCGCGCCCGGCGTCGCGCAGCGAGTCAGACGAATCAGCCACAGATCGAACAGGCGGTGCTCGACATATGTCGGGAGATCGATGATTGGCGAGCTCGTCGTGTCGCTATGTCGGCGAGCGTCAGTTCCTGGCTGAGTTCGGACGTGATGGTTGAGGCGCATGCCCGGCTCTTGAGGCAGGTTGCCGGGTCGAGGCCGGTGCGGACATGA
- a CDS encoding glycosyltransferase family 4 protein, translating to MSLAKTVLVQLSSLALGGTQINAVDFAMAVEDYGYRSVLFGPVDTLPPGGPSLLDVASARGVKIETYQRARGVLIKGAEELEQRARSIAADIIHVYGADAEPRTAFWGPCRWGRRPFIHTVYEMFVEPDTYQHTSLIIGTGYLQEELRNRPGPTTLISPPVDVASDAPNGDLAEQFRSGLNHLGKHLIVIVSRLDKWMKAYPVETAIRAMTYLADYDATLVVVGTGTEEARLIELGRRVNRSAAKTLVHFHGAMADPGPAYAGADILLGMGGSGARSLAFGRPLVVQGEWGTSELFCPESSKSLFRRSFWSAEPQLDAPENLADLLKDLIDSPEQREELGRFGREFAVKSFNLDAMSRQLASVYEQSFKRYGRLAWLRDVHREVPELADSMRRRMDPARYRRCPAGEA from the coding sequence ATGTCTTTGGCCAAGACCGTCCTCGTCCAACTGAGCAGTCTCGCGTTAGGCGGGACACAGATCAACGCCGTCGATTTTGCGATGGCAGTTGAGGATTACGGGTATCGCAGCGTCCTTTTCGGGCCGGTGGACACTCTGCCCCCAGGCGGCCCCAGCCTGCTTGATGTCGCTTCAGCGCGAGGGGTAAAGATCGAGACTTACCAACGGGCTCGGGGAGTCCTGATCAAGGGAGCAGAGGAGCTAGAGCAACGCGCTCGATCCATAGCCGCGGACATCATCCACGTATACGGAGCCGACGCGGAGCCTCGAACTGCCTTCTGGGGCCCCTGTCGCTGGGGACGCAGACCGTTTATCCACACAGTTTATGAAATGTTTGTCGAGCCCGATACCTATCAACACACGTCGTTGATCATCGGTACCGGGTATCTGCAGGAGGAGTTGAGGAATCGGCCAGGCCCGACGACGCTGATCAGCCCGCCAGTCGACGTTGCCTCTGACGCTCCGAACGGTGACCTTGCCGAGCAGTTCAGGTCGGGGCTCAATCACCTAGGGAAGCACCTCATCGTGATCGTCTCGCGGCTTGACAAGTGGATGAAGGCGTACCCGGTTGAGACCGCGATTCGTGCGATGACCTACCTCGCGGACTATGACGCGACCCTGGTGGTCGTCGGAACGGGCACAGAGGAGGCCCGCCTGATCGAGCTGGGTCGCCGCGTCAATCGAAGTGCTGCGAAGACGCTCGTGCATTTCCATGGCGCAATGGCAGATCCCGGACCTGCCTACGCAGGCGCGGACATCCTGCTGGGAATGGGCGGTTCCGGGGCACGATCGCTCGCATTCGGTCGTCCGCTCGTTGTTCAGGGCGAGTGGGGTACGTCTGAGCTCTTTTGCCCCGAGTCATCGAAGAGTCTTTTCCGGAGAAGTTTCTGGAGTGCAGAACCTCAATTGGATGCACCAGAGAATCTGGCTGACCTGCTCAAGGACCTGATCGACTCCCCGGAGCAACGTGAAGAACTGGGGCGTTTCGGTCGCGAATTCGCCGTGAAGAGTTTCAATCTGGACGCCATGTCGAGGCAGTTGGCGTCGGTCTACGAGCAGTCGTTCAAACGGTATGGTCGTCTTGCCTGGTTGCGGGACGTCCACCGCGAGGTGCCAGAACTGGCGGATTCGATGCGTCGGCGGATGGATCCGGCGCGATATCGACGCTGCCCAGCGGGGGAGGCATGA
- a CDS encoding DegT/DnrJ/EryC1/StrS family aminotransferase: MNIPLVDLAAQMREIDAEVQEGLAEVFADTAFIGGKPVAEFENGYAEQTEAAYCVGVANGTDALELALRAVGVTAGGEVVLPANTFIATAEAVSRIGATPVLVDVDDEYLLIDPARVAEAVNSRTQAIVPVHLFGQVAPVEQLTEIAESVGAAIVEDAAQSQGATRFGRYAGGLGRAAGTSFYPGKNLGAAGDAGAVTTQDAEIAERVRLIAAHGSSKKYVHEVVGMNSRLDTIQAVVLNAKLKRLARWNEARRVAAARYGDLLSEVAGVRLPKSMPGNLDVWHLYVVRVEERDRLLAELHNAGIGAGIHYPHPLHLTQAYAAMGLGEGSFPIAERAARQILSLPLFPHISQSQQEQVVRALTPALGFHDGVCE, from the coding sequence GTGAACATTCCATTGGTGGACCTCGCAGCGCAGATGCGAGAGATCGACGCTGAAGTCCAGGAGGGCCTGGCCGAGGTGTTCGCCGACACCGCCTTCATCGGCGGCAAACCGGTCGCCGAGTTCGAGAACGGTTACGCGGAGCAGACGGAGGCCGCCTACTGTGTCGGGGTTGCCAACGGGACAGACGCCTTGGAACTCGCGCTGCGTGCTGTCGGCGTCACGGCAGGAGGCGAAGTTGTGCTCCCAGCCAACACGTTCATCGCCACCGCCGAGGCGGTGTCGAGGATCGGCGCAACCCCCGTGCTAGTCGACGTCGACGACGAATACCTGCTGATCGATCCGGCCCGGGTCGCCGAGGCGGTCAACAGTCGGACGCAGGCCATCGTTCCGGTCCACCTCTTCGGGCAGGTGGCACCAGTGGAGCAGCTCACCGAGATCGCCGAGTCCGTCGGTGCGGCCATCGTCGAAGACGCCGCTCAGTCCCAGGGAGCGACACGGTTCGGGCGGTATGCGGGAGGCTTGGGCAGAGCCGCAGGAACCAGCTTCTATCCGGGCAAGAATCTCGGTGCCGCCGGCGATGCCGGCGCTGTAACCACCCAGGACGCGGAAATCGCGGAGCGTGTCCGGCTGATCGCTGCGCACGGATCGAGCAAGAAGTACGTCCATGAGGTTGTGGGGATGAACTCCCGCCTGGACACCATCCAGGCTGTAGTGCTGAACGCCAAGCTCAAGCGGCTTGCTCGTTGGAACGAGGCCCGGCGGGTCGCCGCCGCTCGCTATGGCGATCTGCTGTCAGAGGTTGCCGGCGTTCGGTTGCCCAAGTCGATGCCCGGAAACCTCGATGTCTGGCATCTGTACGTTGTCCGTGTAGAGGAACGTGATCGCCTCCTCGCCGAGCTGCACAACGCTGGCATCGGAGCCGGGATCCATTATCCGCATCCGCTGCACCTGACTCAGGCCTACGCCGCAATGGGGCTTGGCGAAGGATCCTTCCCCATCGCAGAGCGGGCGGCCAGGCAGATACTTTCATTGCCGCTGTTCCCTCACATCTCGCAATCACAACAGGAGCAGGTCGTCCGAGCGCTGACACCCGCGCTGGGCTTCCACGACGGCGTCTGCGAATGA
- a CDS encoding acyl carrier protein: MTVTTESLEGVKAVLAETLGIEDRIGTVDESTPLFGSMPELDSLALLDLVSGLEDRFGIVVDDAEFTGDIFETVGSLTAFVDTKVDSES, translated from the coding sequence ATGACTGTGACCACCGAAAGCCTCGAAGGTGTTAAGGCCGTCCTTGCCGAGACGCTAGGAATCGAGGACCGGATCGGCACTGTGGATGAGTCGACGCCTCTCTTCGGCAGCATGCCGGAACTCGACTCCCTTGCGCTGCTCGATCTCGTGTCGGGCCTGGAAGACCGCTTCGGCATCGTGGTCGACGATGCCGAGTTCACCGGAGACATCTTCGAGACGGTTGGTTCGCTGACGGCGTTCGTAGACACCAAGGTCGACAGCGAATCATGA
- a CDS encoding pyridoxal-dependent decarboxylase, exosortase A system-associated: protein MSAVIAAFGTVDGQLALGGQPISRLAARVGSTPFFAYDRGLLTERIGLLRSTLPERLNLSYAMKANPMPAVVQHLAGLVDSIDVASAGELQVALDTPMPASHVSFAGPGKTVPEIRQAVAAGVTIEMESENEARRVVEAGDHLGLRPRAAIRVNPDFRVKGSGMRMGGGPQQFGIDAEQVPDLMANLAAADVDMLGFHVFAGSQNLSAEILVAAQRKTVDLILSLADKSPWPVRYVNLGGGFGIPYFEKDQPLDLGAIGANLAFLVDGVIATELPEARTVIELGRYIVGECGVYVTRVVDRKTSRGEEYVIVDGGLHHQLAASGNFGQVIRRNYPLAIGNRIDEPADAKQTVVGCLCTPLDLLGSGVRLPPAEIGDLVVIFQAGAYGLTASPTAFLGHPAPAEVLV, encoded by the coding sequence GTGAGCGCCGTCATTGCCGCCTTCGGTACAGTCGACGGACAGCTCGCTCTCGGTGGCCAGCCCATCAGTCGTCTAGCGGCAAGAGTCGGCTCGACACCCTTCTTTGCCTACGATCGCGGCTTGTTGACTGAGCGGATCGGCCTGCTGAGGTCGACGCTGCCGGAGCGGCTGAACCTCAGTTATGCCATGAAGGCCAACCCCATGCCGGCCGTTGTCCAGCACCTGGCCGGTTTGGTCGACTCGATCGATGTGGCATCCGCCGGGGAACTGCAGGTGGCGCTGGACACGCCCATGCCCGCATCCCACGTCAGCTTCGCCGGACCGGGCAAGACGGTGCCTGAGATCCGCCAAGCCGTCGCCGCCGGCGTGACCATCGAGATGGAGTCGGAGAACGAAGCCCGTCGCGTCGTCGAGGCGGGAGATCATCTTGGGCTCAGACCACGAGCGGCGATCCGGGTGAACCCTGACTTCCGGGTGAAGGGATCAGGAATGCGGATGGGCGGGGGACCACAGCAGTTCGGGATCGACGCGGAACAGGTGCCCGACCTAATGGCCAACCTGGCGGCCGCGGATGTCGACATGCTCGGATTCCACGTGTTCGCTGGCTCGCAGAACTTGAGTGCCGAGATCCTCGTCGCCGCGCAACGCAAGACGGTGGACCTCATCCTTTCGCTTGCCGACAAGTCGCCCTGGCCGGTGCGCTACGTCAACCTGGGCGGCGGCTTCGGTATCCCGTACTTCGAGAAAGACCAACCTCTCGATCTGGGTGCGATCGGTGCCAACCTTGCTTTTCTGGTGGATGGCGTGATTGCGACAGAACTGCCGGAAGCCCGGACCGTGATCGAGCTGGGCCGCTACATCGTCGGTGAGTGCGGTGTGTATGTGACCCGGGTCGTGGACAGGAAGACGTCCCGCGGTGAGGAGTACGTGATCGTCGATGGAGGGCTGCATCACCAGCTTGCCGCATCGGGAAACTTCGGTCAGGTGATCCGTCGCAACTACCCGTTGGCGATAGGTAATCGGATCGATGAGCCAGCCGACGCGAAGCAAACGGTGGTCGGGTGCCTGTGCACCCCCCTCGACCTGCTCGGCAGCGGCGTCCGTCTGCCGCCGGCCGAGATCGGGGATCTGGTCGTCATCTTCCAGGCCGGCGCCTACGGCCTGACCGCGAGCCCTACCGCCTTTCTCGGGCACCCGGCTCCCGCAGAAGTACTTGTCTAG